A single Numenius arquata chromosome 1, bNumArq3.hap1.1, whole genome shotgun sequence DNA region contains:
- the FAM118A gene encoding protein FAM118A: MDSSERSTIRSEQKSRKFLKSLIRKQPRDLLLVIGTGVSAAVAPGIPALCSWRSCIEAVIEAAEQLEVLHPGDVAEFRKKVIKDRDLLVVAHDLIRKMSPRTGDTKPNFFQDCLMEVFDNLEQHIQNPVVLQSILRLMERGTMVLTTNYDNLLEIFGQQQGKPMESLDLKDKDKVLQWARGHIKYGVLHIHGLYTDPCGMVLDPSGYKDVTQDPEVMEVLQNLYRTKSFLFLGCGETLRDQIFQALFLYTVKNKVDLEHYMLVLKENEDHFFKLQADMLLHGIKVVSYGDCFKQFPEYVQDLTAQICKQRSPDADRVDSTTLLGTSCVDCAKRKLENGTDSPKRIKQSDNGTATI; this comes from the exons ATGGATTCATCAGAACGATCAACAATTAGAAGTGAGCAGAAATCCAG aaaattcttaaaaagTCTAATAAGAAAGCAGCCTCGGGACCTTCTTCTTGTGATCGGCACTGGGGTAAGTGCTGCAGTAGCACCAGGAATCCCAGCGCTGTGCTCCTGGAGAAGCTGCATTGAGGCTGTAATTGAAGCAGCTGAACAGCTGGAGGTGCTTCATCCGGGAGATGTTGCTGAATTCCGCAAAAAAGTCATCAAAGATAGAGACCTGCTTGTGGTTGCACACGATCTCATCAGAAAAATGTCACCG cgtACTGGGGATACAAAGCCAAACTTCTTCCAGGATTGCTTAATGGAGGTGTTTGATAATTTAGAACAGCACATTCAGAATCCCGTTGTCCTGCAGTCAATCCTGAGACTCATGGAGAGAGGCACGATGGTTCTGACTACAAACTATGATAATCTACTTGAAATATTTGGTCAGCAACAGGGTAAACCTATGGAATCTTTAGACTTGAAAGATAAGGATAAG GTTCTTCAGTGGGCAAGAGGTCATATAAAATATGGAGTTCTTCATATTCACGGCTTATATACGGATCCCTGTGGAATGGTGCTAGATCCCTCGGGATATAAAGATGTTACTCAAGATCCTGAAGTCATG GAAGTTCTTCAAAATTTGTATCGaaccaagtcttttttgtttttgggATGCGGAGAGACTCTGCGTGATCAGATATTCCAAGCTCTTTTTCTTTATACCGTAAAGAACAAAGTGGATTTAGAACATTATATGTTGGTGCTTAAAGAAAACGAAGACCACTTTTTTAAGCTCCAGGCAGATATGCTGCTTCACGGAATAAAAGTAGTCTCCTACGGGGACTGCTTTAAACAATTCCCGGAGTACGTCCAAGATCTGACCGCTCAAATCTGCAAGCAGAGAAGTCCAG ATGCTGATCGAGTGGACAGCACAACACTGTTGG GAACTTCATGTGTGGACTGTGCTAAAAGGAAGTTAGAAAATGGCACTGACTCTCCCAAGAGAATCAAGCAGTCAGACAATGGCACGGCCACTATTTAa